In the genome of Flexistipes sinusarabici DSM 4947, one region contains:
- a CDS encoding endonuclease V, with the protein MYSHLRKLQIKLAEKVKICPLENTKPKLVAGVDVSFERKTGIGFCCIAVLNNDMNLIQKAFHTQKIKLPYIPGLLSFRELPIIYQTMQKLRYEPDIYILDSQGIAHPRFLGLASHFGVVFNKVSVGCAKNRLVGEYQEPGLIKGSFSIMHYKHKEVGAVVRTKNNVKPVFISPGNLIDTQDSINIILKYARGYRIPEPTRIAHILSNRLRKESV; encoded by the coding sequence ATGTACTCACATTTAAGAAAACTGCAAATAAAATTAGCAGAAAAAGTAAAAATTTGTCCACTGGAAAATACCAAACCAAAACTTGTGGCTGGAGTTGATGTTTCATTTGAGCGGAAGACGGGAATAGGATTTTGCTGCATAGCAGTTTTAAACAATGACATGAATCTCATTCAGAAAGCATTTCATACCCAAAAGATTAAACTGCCATATATCCCCGGCCTGCTTTCCTTCAGGGAACTTCCAATCATTTACCAAACAATGCAGAAGCTCAGATATGAGCCAGATATTTATATTCTGGATTCACAGGGCATAGCTCATCCGCGTTTTCTGGGGCTTGCTTCCCATTTCGGCGTTGTTTTTAACAAAGTTTCTGTAGGCTGCGCTAAAAACAGACTTGTAGGTGAATATCAAGAACCCGGCTTGATTAAAGGCAGCTTCAGCATCATGCATTACAAACATAAAGAAGTAGGTGCCGTAGTCAGAACTAAAAACAATGTAAAACCAGTATTCATATCCCCGGGTAATTTGATTGACACTCAGGACAGTATAAATATAATTTTGAAATATGCCCGGGGTTACAGAATACCGGAGCCCACCAGAATTGCTCACATTTTATCCAACCGTCTCAGGAAAGAAAGCGTATAA
- a CDS encoding patatin-like phospholipase family protein, whose amino-acid sequence MKIGLSLGSGAARGLSHIGLLKAFEEEEIVPYAISGSSMGALIGGAYAAGYDMSTLDKKIRNLDWKIFTEFFDIKISKNGIVDGKKIEKFIYEFTGDIDISMLEVKFSCVATDVLTGREVVFNSGSLIKAIRASISFPGIFVPQYYEDQFLIDGGIRNPVPVDLLPDECDIKFAVDVGPFVEKEKFVTKIKNGTKKGDEKKKEKFSFSLNNIIKDILSRNGDDEEVVYPNIFETLIQTVAIMQNSVFESKLKANSHCQIIRPQLNKFKLTDFTSAAEIIDIGYEEGKKMIKEYIYEN is encoded by the coding sequence ATGAAAATAGGTTTAAGTCTGGGAAGCGGAGCAGCAAGAGGGCTCTCTCATATAGGACTGCTTAAAGCTTTTGAGGAGGAAGAAATCGTCCCTTACGCAATAAGCGGAAGCAGTATGGGGGCACTTATAGGGGGTGCCTATGCAGCCGGATATGATATGTCTACTCTGGATAAAAAAATCAGAAATCTTGACTGGAAAATCTTTACAGAATTCTTCGATATAAAAATATCCAAAAATGGTATTGTGGACGGGAAGAAAATAGAAAAATTTATTTATGAGTTTACAGGGGATATAGATATTTCAATGCTTGAGGTTAAGTTTTCATGCGTTGCCACAGATGTGCTCACAGGCCGGGAGGTGGTTTTTAATTCCGGCAGTCTGATCAAAGCTATCAGAGCAAGTATTTCGTTTCCGGGCATTTTTGTCCCTCAATATTATGAAGATCAGTTTTTGATAGACGGTGGGATCAGAAATCCTGTCCCTGTTGATCTTTTGCCGGATGAATGTGATATAAAATTTGCTGTGGATGTCGGGCCTTTTGTGGAAAAAGAGAAATTTGTTACAAAGATTAAAAACGGAACAAAAAAGGGTGATGAAAAGAAAAAGGAGAAATTTTCTTTTTCTCTTAATAATATAATAAAAGATATTTTATCCAGAAACGGTGATGATGAAGAAGTGGTTTATCCCAATATATTTGAAACACTTATCCAGACCGTGGCAATCATGCAGAACTCTGTTTTTGAAAGTAAATTGAAAGCAAACAGTCATTGCCAAATTATTCGGCCTCAATTAAATAAATTTAAGCTGACGGATTTTACAAGTGCGGCAGAGATTATTGATATCGGCTATGAGGAGGGTAAAAAAATGATAAAGGAGTATATTTATGAAAATTGA
- a CDS encoding biotin transporter BioY — MKIESREKRVAYAGMIVALMAVSAFMKIPLPTVPITFQPLVVMLVPMVFGVSVSFIGMFLYLLLGLIGLPIFAHGGGIAYVLNPTFGYLVGFVVSSVVIGYISDKAENIKGFISGGLLGLIIIYFLGVCYLFININYIQDKPMSMMTALKIGFFIPIWLDLVKLVVAAFIAGKLRKIIK; from the coding sequence ATGAAAATTGAATCCAGGGAAAAAAGAGTTGCCTATGCCGGAATGATTGTAGCACTCATGGCAGTGAGTGCCTTTATGAAGATTCCTCTTCCCACTGTTCCAATAACTTTTCAACCCTTGGTAGTTATGCTTGTGCCTATGGTATTCGGGGTTTCTGTGTCTTTTATCGGCATGTTTTTATATTTGCTGCTCGGACTTATCGGGCTGCCAATCTTTGCCCACGGCGGAGGGATAGCATATGTGCTTAACCCCACTTTCGGTTATCTGGTGGGTTTTGTGGTTTCTTCTGTAGTAATAGGCTATATATCTGACAAGGCAGAAAATATCAAAGGTTTTATCAGCGGCGGTTTACTGGGCCTTATTATAATTTATTTTCTTGGGGTTTGCTATCTTTTTATAAATATCAACTATATTCAGGACAAGCCAATGTCAATGATGACAGCATTAAAGATTGGTTTTTTTATACCAATATGGCTGGATTTGGTGAAACTGGTTGTTGCAGCTTTTATTGCCGGAAAACTGCGAAAAATAATAAAATGA
- a CDS encoding HAD family hydrolase, with amino-acid sequence MTKLIIYDCDGVLFDSREAVLAYYDFISEKFDLPKINKNDIEQVNKAMMKTNVEIISMLTKDKNKIKDILDFANNMSFKNFLGLMKPEKNLKETLKILHEKGLKMAVFTNRGHSLHYLLEHYEIDRFFGCKITSFDVENSKPHPEGIYKILDFFNIEEKDTIYIGDSSTDYFAAKKSGVPFLAFNNNLYEAPVISDHKDLIRYIK; translated from the coding sequence TTGACAAAACTGATAATTTACGACTGTGACGGTGTGCTCTTTGACAGCAGAGAAGCTGTATTGGCCTATTATGATTTTATATCGGAAAAATTTGACCTTCCTAAAATAAACAAAAATGATATTGAGCAGGTCAACAAAGCCATGATGAAGACTAATGTGGAAATAATAAGCATGCTTACTAAAGACAAAAATAAGATAAAAGATATACTTGATTTTGCAAATAACATGAGCTTCAAAAATTTCTTAGGACTCATGAAACCGGAGAAAAATTTAAAAGAAACTCTGAAAATACTGCATGAGAAAGGACTTAAAATGGCTGTATTTACAAACAGAGGACATTCCCTCCATTACCTCCTGGAGCATTACGAAATCGACAGGTTTTTCGGCTGCAAAATCACCTCCTTTGACGTGGAAAACTCCAAACCTCATCCGGAAGGCATTTATAAGATTTTAGATTTTTTCAATATCGAAGAGAAAGATACTATTTATATAGGCGATTCCAGTACCGATTATTTTGCAGCAAAAAAATCGGGTGTTCCTTTTCTGGCTTTCAACAACAACCTATACGAAGCTCCGGTAATCAGCGACCACAAAGATCTCATCCGATATATAAAATAA
- a CDS encoding radical SAM protein produces the protein MEKWSVIKHYRDILASEKGTILKNARTKVALVYPNNYEIGMQNIGFQTAYRIFNSFQDVCCERFVLDFYEDNLSIENQRFLAEFDIIALSINYEEDVLNFIKFLDSQKIPVFTDDRGVEHPPVIAGGALSLINPCLLYSIVDLQLAGDIEPMIPDLKNVFEHYKDKKDFLCKIGALSYAVVYSKTERVKPLRKKNEDFARSCIISGKGEFAGEYLVELSSGCKYNCRFCTASYSFKPYRIFNRKKIIETVKKECRVKNLGLISAAFGDLPDIYDLLTELKMMGYNVSVSSLRIDSLDDKLLSLLKSMGVRSVTIAEETASEKLKKVIAKNITPDQIYKKTEIIAKAGIENLKLYYMIGLPFEKEDDIHLIVDRVKQVSDIFRETQVKYYNRIGRIRVSVNIFIPKPFTPFQYFEPDERSPLKRKISLLKKGVARIPNVKFEIMSYNSAELQILLSQSGFEVKEFYKEYMENGFQIKSAINQYRRYKCSKGGNINEKLDWEKLIDHNTDELLQREYEKCLKVKEE, from the coding sequence ATGGAAAAATGGAGTGTTATTAAGCACTACAGAGATATCTTAGCTTCCGAAAAAGGGACAATTTTGAAAAATGCCAGGACAAAAGTTGCCCTTGTTTATCCCAACAATTATGAAATTGGAATGCAAAATATTGGGTTTCAAACGGCTTACCGTATATTCAATTCTTTTCAGGATGTTTGCTGCGAACGGTTTGTGCTGGATTTTTATGAGGACAACCTTTCTATAGAAAATCAGCGTTTTCTGGCTGAGTTTGACATAATAGCTTTAAGTATAAATTATGAAGAGGATGTTCTGAACTTCATTAAGTTTCTGGATTCCCAGAAGATTCCTGTGTTTACAGACGACAGAGGAGTCGAACATCCGCCGGTTATAGCTGGAGGAGCATTATCGCTGATAAATCCCTGTCTCCTGTATTCGATTGTTGATCTCCAGCTGGCCGGCGATATCGAACCGATGATTCCTGATTTAAAAAATGTTTTTGAGCACTATAAAGATAAAAAGGATTTTTTGTGTAAAATCGGTGCATTAAGTTATGCGGTGGTTTACAGCAAAACAGAAAGGGTTAAGCCTTTAAGAAAAAAAAATGAAGATTTTGCCCGATCCTGCATCATAAGCGGGAAGGGGGAGTTTGCAGGAGAGTATCTTGTCGAGCTTTCCAGCGGATGTAAATATAACTGCAGGTTCTGCACCGCTTCCTATTCGTTTAAACCCTATCGAATCTTTAACAGAAAAAAAATTATAGAAACTGTAAAAAAAGAATGCCGGGTAAAAAATCTCGGATTGATAAGCGCTGCTTTTGGTGATCTTCCGGATATTTATGATTTACTCACTGAGTTGAAAATGATGGGTTACAATGTTTCTGTTTCTTCTCTTAGAATTGATTCTCTGGATGATAAACTTCTTTCTCTGTTGAAAAGCATGGGTGTCAGATCTGTCACGATAGCCGAAGAAACGGCCTCTGAGAAACTAAAGAAGGTTATTGCAAAAAATATAACTCCTGATCAAATATATAAAAAAACTGAGATTATAGCAAAAGCCGGAATTGAAAATTTAAAACTTTACTATATGATAGGTCTGCCTTTTGAAAAAGAAGACGACATTCACCTGATAGTTGACAGAGTAAAACAAGTGTCAGACATTTTTCGCGAAACGCAGGTTAAGTATTACAATCGTATAGGAAGAATCAGAGTATCTGTAAATATTTTTATTCCGAAGCCTTTTACCCCTTTCCAATATTTTGAGCCGGATGAAAGGTCACCCCTTAAAAGAAAAATCAGTTTGCTGAAAAAAGGAGTGGCACGAATTCCCAATGTTAAGTTTGAAATAATGTCATATAATTCTGCTGAATTACAGATACTTCTCTCCCAATCGGGGTTTGAGGTAAAAGAATTTTATAAAGAATATATGGAAAACGGATTTCAGATTAAATCAGCAATAAATCAATACAGAAGATATAAGTGTTCAAAAGGCGGCAATATTAATGAAAAACTTGATTGGGAGAAACTGATCGATCATAATACAGATGAATTATTACAAAGAGAGTATGAAAAATGCTTAAAAGTAAAAGAGGAATAA
- a CDS encoding polyphenol oxidase family protein, with protein sequence MLKSKRGIIYYDINTICSDIVCFTAGGRDFALSENQNLSDNYANYRVLTDVFNFPSLPFTVSQIHSANIYDFDNKDKNESEGYDGIITSQLDLPLGILTADCFSVQLIGGNNIANLHCGWRSIYAGIINNAVDIFQSRGDKIDTAVVNIGICTDCYEVSPGLVGSFIEKFQFNDIYKEKDGSCYLNLRKIIENILKFSGVNRIIHLQRCTFCNKYLYSYRRDGENTGRLLSVIMRKS encoded by the coding sequence ATGCTTAAAAGTAAAAGAGGAATAATATATTACGATATAAACACAATCTGCAGTGATATCGTATGTTTTACTGCAGGCGGCAGGGATTTTGCATTATCAGAAAACCAAAATCTCAGCGACAATTATGCGAATTACAGAGTTTTGACAGATGTTTTTAATTTCCCTTCTCTACCTTTTACTGTAAGTCAGATTCATTCTGCAAATATCTATGACTTTGATAACAAAGATAAAAATGAATCGGAAGGATATGATGGCATTATTACATCTCAGCTTGATTTGCCGTTGGGAATTCTTACAGCCGACTGTTTTTCCGTGCAGCTTATTGGGGGTAATAATATAGCAAATTTGCACTGCGGCTGGAGGAGTATCTATGCCGGGATAATAAACAATGCCGTTGATATTTTTCAAAGCAGAGGAGATAAGATTGATACAGCTGTTGTTAATATAGGTATCTGTACAGATTGTTATGAAGTGTCCCCTGGTCTTGTTGGTAGTTTTATTGAAAAATTTCAATTCAATGATATTTACAAAGAAAAAGACGGCAGCTGCTATCTTAACTTGCGCAAGATTATTGAAAATATTCTGAAGTTTTCAGGAGTAAACCGAATTATTCATTTACAAAGGTGTACTTTTTGTAATAAATACTTATATTCTTACAGAAGGGATGGAGAAAATACGGGAAGGCTGCTTTCCGTGATTATGAGGAAATCATGA
- a CDS encoding YggS family pyridoxal phosphate-dependent enzyme has translation MIAENLAEINNRIKKATEKSPQINKDVTLVAVSKTFPSSSIREAYQAGQKIFGENKVQEALDKIDECKDLSEAEFHMIGHLQSNKVKYIPGVFKLIHSVDRKSLVKEMHKRFYREGRKQDILVQVNLALEEQKGGVNQTNLDDLLEYILQCNSLNLRGFMLMPPFLENPEDNRYLFAKMYELFAQYKDQFEKSGTEGFDTLSMGMSADFEIAVEEGSNMVRVGSKIFGQRNYNK, from the coding sequence ATGATTGCAGAAAATCTTGCTGAGATAAATAACAGGATAAAAAAAGCGACAGAAAAGTCCCCTCAAATAAATAAAGACGTTACCCTTGTTGCAGTGAGCAAGACGTTTCCATCTTCCAGCATCAGAGAAGCATACCAGGCTGGTCAGAAAATCTTCGGCGAAAACAAGGTGCAGGAGGCACTGGATAAGATTGATGAGTGTAAAGATTTATCTGAGGCGGAATTTCACATGATTGGCCATTTGCAAAGCAATAAAGTTAAATATATCCCCGGCGTTTTTAAACTTATACATTCGGTGGACAGGAAAAGTCTGGTAAAAGAGATGCATAAAAGGTTTTATCGAGAAGGTAGAAAGCAGGATATACTGGTGCAAGTGAATCTGGCTCTTGAGGAACAGAAAGGCGGCGTTAACCAGACAAACCTGGATGATTTACTGGAATATATTCTTCAGTGTAACTCACTGAATTTAAGGGGATTTATGCTAATGCCTCCTTTTCTGGAAAATCCCGAAGACAATAGATATCTTTTTGCAAAAATGTATGAACTATTTGCACAGTACAAAGATCAGTTTGAGAAGTCCGGCACAGAGGGTTTTGATACGTTATCAATGGGTATGAGTGCTGATTTTGAAATAGCTGTAGAGGAAGGTTCTAATATGGTCAGAGTGGGCTCGAAAATTTTTGGCCAAAGAAATTATAATAAGTGA